The following proteins come from a genomic window of Edaphobacter sp. 4G125:
- a CDS encoding adenosine deaminase family protein, translated as MLRSAFYPSIAFSLCLALMGGAQAQKPVASSPQATVSASEQRAVRAFNAAVESPLQITAFLAEMPKGGDLHMHLSGAVYAESFIRQAAADGLCYSPNTRSFFKPSATTRSMPPQPVCGEGNRRAEDALKDQVLYDALIDNFSMRSFVPSAGVSAHDQFFATFARFQALGRAHLGEWLDEVASRAAAQNEQYLEVMHTPDFSAVAKLGYSIPWPSTPAEAASSSTGNATGADAADLAKLRDELLAKGLREIAVANRKEFADALDARNRIEHCGTPAAAPACKVKLRFLYQILRGFPPQQVFAQTLLGFETLQAELDSGHPIAIGINFVMPEDGYLSMSEYHRQMLMLDYLHSVYPKVHITLHAGEIAPGLVSPDGLRFHIREAIEHGHAERIGHGVDIMYEDHPHELLKEMASHHIMTEINLTSNDVILGIQKQWHPLPIYRAAGVPVALSTDDEGVSRIDITHEYTRAALDFHLGYLDLKRMARTSLEHSFLPGASLWAQRDQFTAVNTACAVQPLGSESPTPKCAVFLQANEKAAEQWQLEHRYKVFEATVQ; from the coding sequence ATGCTTCGTTCTGCCTTCTATCCGAGCATCGCATTTTCTTTGTGCCTCGCCCTCATGGGAGGAGCCCAGGCCCAGAAACCTGTCGCCTCCAGCCCTCAGGCCACAGTCTCTGCGTCCGAGCAGCGAGCCGTCCGCGCTTTTAATGCGGCTGTGGAAAGCCCACTTCAGATCACGGCCTTTCTTGCCGAAATGCCAAAAGGCGGCGATCTCCACATGCACCTGAGCGGAGCGGTCTATGCCGAGAGCTTCATCCGCCAGGCTGCTGCCGATGGACTCTGTTATAGCCCGAACACTCGCAGCTTCTTTAAGCCATCCGCTACGACTCGCAGCATGCCTCCTCAACCCGTCTGTGGAGAAGGGAACCGTCGCGCTGAAGATGCCTTGAAGGACCAGGTGCTTTACGATGCTCTGATCGATAACTTCTCGATGCGCAGCTTCGTTCCCAGTGCAGGAGTCAGCGCCCACGACCAGTTTTTTGCAACCTTTGCTCGCTTTCAAGCCTTAGGTCGAGCCCATCTGGGGGAGTGGCTCGACGAGGTCGCCAGCCGCGCCGCAGCCCAGAACGAGCAATATCTCGAGGTCATGCACACACCTGACTTCTCCGCGGTTGCCAAGCTAGGTTATTCCATCCCGTGGCCTTCAACTCCCGCTGAGGCTGCCAGCAGCTCCACGGGCAATGCAACTGGCGCTGACGCTGCGGATCTCGCAAAACTCCGCGACGAACTTCTTGCCAAGGGGCTGCGAGAGATTGCCGTCGCCAATCGCAAGGAGTTTGCCGACGCACTCGATGCGCGTAACCGCATCGAACACTGTGGAACGCCCGCAGCAGCTCCGGCCTGCAAGGTGAAGCTCCGTTTCCTCTACCAGATCCTTCGTGGCTTCCCTCCGCAGCAGGTCTTCGCTCAGACTCTGCTTGGCTTTGAGACTCTCCAGGCCGAGCTCGACTCCGGCCATCCCATCGCGATCGGCATCAACTTTGTCATGCCCGAGGATGGTTACCTCTCCATGTCCGAGTACCATCGCCAGATGTTGATGCTCGACTACCTGCACAGTGTCTATCCCAAGGTCCACATCACTCTTCATGCTGGCGAAATCGCTCCTGGCCTGGTTTCTCCCGATGGGCTCCGTTTTCATATCCGCGAGGCCATCGAGCATGGCCATGCCGAGCGCATCGGCCATGGCGTCGACATCATGTATGAAGATCATCCACACGAGCTATTAAAGGAAATGGCCTCGCATCACATCATGACCGAGATCAATCTCACCTCGAACGACGTCATCCTGGGCATTCAAAAACAATGGCATCCACTGCCGATCTATCGAGCAGCCGGAGTTCCCGTTGCTCTCTCTACCGATGATGAGGGTGTCTCACGCATCGACATCACTCACGAATACACCCGCGCCGCGCTCGACTTCCACCTCGGGTATCTCGATCTCAAGCGCATGGCTCGCACTTCTCTGGAGCATAGCTTTCTGCCAGGAGCCAGCCTCTGGGCACAGCGGGATCAGTTCACTGCTGTAAACACTGCTTGTGCTGTGCAACCACTAGGTTCCGAAAGTCCCACTCCAAAATGCGCGGTTTTTTTGCAGGCGAACGAAAAAGCCGCTGAACAGTGGCAGCTCGAACATCGATACAAAGTCTTCGAAGCCACTGTTCAGTAA
- a CDS encoding alpha/beta hydrolase produces the protein MLAVRIHLLFTLALLVLVGPALHAQQTTLPLWPNGNPEPYSGGPEADITKPTDPFVAGKVLQHLTNIGKPTLAFYPAPSNHNTGATVVVFPGGGYRILAYDLEGTEVCTWLNSIGVNCALVKYRVPMEKRFPESTADLEDAQQAVRLTRSHAAEWHLDPHRVGVLGFSAGGHLVVILGNHPDFKRADEPASEAAISARPDFVVAIYPAYLAEPPALTQLAEGIDPSANTPPTFLLQAENDPVHVENVLVYAEALKQLKVPAELHVYSEGGHGYGLRPSELPITHWPSLVETWLHTIHALPGR, from the coding sequence ATGTTGGCTGTGCGAATCCACCTTCTTTTCACCCTTGCTCTCCTTGTGCTGGTTGGACCTGCACTTCACGCGCAGCAGACTACACTTCCGCTTTGGCCTAACGGCAATCCAGAACCGTATAGCGGAGGCCCGGAGGCAGACATCACCAAGCCCACCGATCCCTTTGTTGCAGGTAAGGTGCTCCAGCACCTGACCAACATCGGCAAGCCAACGCTAGCCTTTTATCCTGCTCCCTCGAACCACAACACGGGAGCCACCGTCGTCGTCTTTCCCGGTGGAGGCTACCGTATCCTCGCCTACGATCTCGAAGGTACCGAGGTCTGCACCTGGCTCAACTCTATCGGCGTCAACTGCGCTCTTGTGAAATATCGCGTTCCGATGGAGAAGCGCTTCCCCGAGAGCACTGCCGATCTCGAAGACGCGCAGCAGGCTGTACGCCTGACTCGTTCTCACGCCGCCGAGTGGCATCTCGATCCCCATCGTGTCGGAGTCCTCGGCTTCTCCGCGGGAGGCCATCTCGTCGTCATCCTCGGCAATCACCCCGATTTCAAGCGCGCGGACGAGCCAGCCAGCGAAGCAGCGATCAGCGCGCGACCTGATTTTGTTGTTGCCATCTATCCGGCTTATCTCGCGGAGCCTCCTGCGCTCACGCAGCTGGCAGAGGGCATCGATCCCAGCGCCAACACGCCGCCGACCTTTCTTCTGCAAGCTGAAAACGATCCCGTTCATGTAGAAAATGTTCTGGTCTATGCCGAGGCTCTCAAGCAGTTGAAGGTTCCTGCTGAGCTTCATGTCTACTCAGAAGGTGGTCACGGCTATGGTCTTCGCCCCTCGGAGCTTCCCATTACGCACTGGCCTTCTCTGGTCGAGACATGGTTGCATACCATTCACGCTCTGCCGGGGCGTTAA